The following nucleotide sequence is from Chitinispirillales bacterium ANBcel5.
TGAATTAGGTTATGAACCCTCACTCTATATAAATGAAATAAATGACGCTTAAACAAGGGGAGGGGTTTTGTATCCCCATCTCCTTCCATAAAGTAGATGGGGGCGCGCAGTTGTTGGGGTCGGACCAGAATTGAACATCCAAATTGCCCAAATTGAGCTGCAATGGGCAAAAACGATTGTCTTTTAGCCAAATATTCCGGTCTTAGAGCTCGATGGGAAGGCATCTCATCAAGCTCTAAGAAACTAAAATGAAAAATGATGCCTTACTGTTCTCACAACTGAAATCCAGACGAAACAGTGCAGTTCGTAATGCAAAGTATCAGATCCGGGAGGAGTGGGTGGTTGCTATACTATGGTTAGGTGGATCGCAGGGTTGGTTTGAGAAATCACCAGAAAAAAGGGAAGTTACCGAATACAAAACATAAGGTAACAGATGCTACCTACGAGCGTATGGTAAATTCCCGGGTGACAGATAAGGGAGGGGTACAATCCGCAGATACGGTACGGTTTAAATCCCTTGCGGCTCTGATCAGGATATAGCGTCTGGTAGAGGGGATAAGCTGATGAATCAAATTATGAACCCTTCCTCTGTACAGGTGAAACATTTGACGTGTAAGCAGGGAGAGGGGTTTTGTATCCCCGTCCCCCTCAAACCATCTCTTCTCAACTATTCTTCCGCCACATTGCGCTATGAGATCAACACACTCCTGCATCACCGGCTCACGATGATGGGCATAGTAGATATACCGCTTATCCATTAAATCCTGTGGGTTTTTTCCACAAAGAAGCTGTAACCTCTTCTCTGAAGTAGCAAAATTTGGAACCGAGAAAAAAAGCTCACCATCATCTGAGAGCTTCTTCATGAGCTGAGCGATAAAAAAGTCCGGATAGAGCGGAAAGTGCTCCATGACTTCATTGAACAAAATCAGATCAAAAGCATTATCCTGAACCGGAAGAGAATCCTTCATAAGTTCTGCGGGATGAGCGGTTATGTCGAGCTCAGAAAAACGCTCTTTCCACTCCGGTTCCAATTCAT
It contains:
- a CDS encoding methyltransferase domain-containing protein, which encodes MNYLKAEKLLQSSFSRLQHQHTARGHQYIKTHWERYVNLLTMMPPINSNTRVLEIGASILSAHLHLIYRCPTTVIYHELEPEWKERFSELDITAHPAELMKDSLPVQDNAFDLILFNEVMEHFPLYPDFFIAQLMKKLSDDGELFFSVPNFATSEKRLQLLCGKNPQDLMDKRYIYYAHHREPVMQECVDLIAQCGGRIVEKRWFEGDGDTKPLSLLTRQMFHLYRGRVHNLIHQLIPSTRRYILIRAARDLNRTVSADCTPPLSVTREFTIRS